From Streptomyces fungicidicus, one genomic window encodes:
- a CDS encoding DUF6104 family protein: MYFTDRGIEELEKRRGEEEVTFEWLAEQLRTFVDLNPDFEVPVERLATWLARLDDEEDD; the protein is encoded by the coding sequence ATGTACTTCACGGACCGTGGCATCGAGGAACTGGAGAAGCGGCGCGGGGAGGAGGAGGTCACCTTCGAGTGGCTGGCCGAGCAGCTGCGCACGTTCGTCGACCTCAACCCCGACTTCGAGGTCCCGGTGGAACGCCTGGCCACCTGGCTGGCCCGCCTGGACGACGAGGAAGACGACTAA